Below is a genomic region from Persicimonas caeni.
AAGCGCGCCGGGAGACTGCCGAGCAGAAAAAGGAGCGGCTGCACAGGGCGCAAAAGCGGCGCGAGAAAAACGCCGAGAAGAAGCGAAAGGCCGCGCGCAAAGAGGTGGTCGAGCATCCCATCGTCGAGCCCAATTGCCACGGCTGCGGCCGACACTCCCACCAAGCAAGCCCGCTGGCCGATGCGGTCAGCTACGAATACGAGTACGTGCCGGCGCATTTCGTGCGCCGTGAGCACCGCCAGCATCGCGCGGTGTGCGAGTGCGGCGAGTTTCTGTACGGCCAAACGCCTCAGCGGGTCTGCGAGGGCGGGATGTACGGGCCGGGGCTGCACGCCAACGTGGTGGTGTCCAAGTGTGCCGACAGCCTGCCCATCGAGCGGCAGGCAAAGCGGCTTCGCCGCGTCGGTATCCCGATGAACAAGAGCACGCTTTTGGACCTGTACCACCGCACCGCCTGGCTGTTGCGGCCGCTGTGGGCCTACTTGGTCGGCGACGTCGCCCAGAGCGCGGACGTCTCGGCCGACGAGACCCCGATTCGGGTGCAGGCCAAGGGAAAATGCCGGCGCGGATGGATGTGGACGTTTATCGCGGGCAAAAAGATAAGCTACGTTTACAGCCCGTCTCGCGGCGGCGAAACCCCGGTGCAGGTGCTCGGCGGGACCACCGGCACCCTGCAGGTCGACGGCTACACCGGCTATAACAAGGTGACCTGTCCGAGCGGCCGCGAGCGCGCCGGCTGCTGGGCACACGTGCGCCGCAAATTCTTCGAAGCGCGCTCCACGGCCCCTGTGGAGGCCGACCACATGATGTCTCAGATTTTGGAGCTCTATGGGGTGGAGTATCTTGCGGCAGACGAGCCAGTTATCGGAAGTAAGCCACATTTGCTGCTTACGCTGCGCCAGACGAAGAGCACAAAGATAATCGGCGGTATTTTTGAGTGGCTCGATGTCCAAAAGCCGCTGCATCCGCCCAAGAGCCCGCTGGGCCGCGCCATCAACTACACGCTCAAGCAGCGCGAGGCGCTCAGCGTCTTTCTGAACAATGCGCAGGTCAGCCTCGACAACAACCTGAGCGAGCGAAACCTGCGGCTCATCGCGCTGGGCCGAAAGAACTTTCTCTTCGTCGGAAATGATCAGGCCGGCGAGAACTTGGCCATCCTGCAATCGCTCGTGGCGACCTGCATCGCCAACGACGTCAACCCCCAGGACTACCTGGCCGACGTCTTGATGCGCATCCAAGACCATCCTCAGTCAGCCATTTCGGAGCTGATGCCGTACAACTGGGAGCCTCAGGATTGAGATGCGGGGCGGGTTTGCGGTAGGGTTGAGCTATGCAACGATGTCTGCCAGTCGGTTACGTGAGATCTACAAAGAGGTGTGAGCTAGGGCGGACAAACAACAATTTGAGGGTCGACCTGGCAACCGTGGTGGGTTGTTGAGCATCGAGAACGACTACGTTCCAAAAACGCGACCCCCAAATCGTAGTTTGTCCGCCCAAATAGCGCGCCTCCCCTCGGACGCCCTCCGGTCGCCCGAGGCTACCGAGGCGCCGCAAAAAGCGCGGCGCGCGCTCGCGATGCTCGCTTGGAGGGCATCTTGGGGCCTTGAGGCGGTGTCAGACACCATGTTGACCGGCACTTTGGCAGAATCGGTCGATTCATTGCCACGAGTTCACCACAGCATATCGCACGTCCTCTTCGAGTTCCGGAAAGAGCTCGGCGAACTCTCGAAAGGTCATGCGGCGCCGTCCTCGAACGGAGATGGGTTCTTCCAAGACGACGCCCTTCGCCAGATGTAGCAGAACCGACACGCTGGGTACGTTTTCGAGCAACCTGCGAACTCCGTCGACAACCTGGCGGTCAGCGTCTTTTCGCCTAGATACGATGTGGGTGGCGCCGTGCCCTGAGTTGACGAGCACCACCGCACCGTCCTTGTGGCCCAACGCGGCAGCGCCGATTGGACTGCCGGATGCGTCCTTCAGGTAGAACGCATCGCCGAAGGCGGCTTCGATTTGCGACTGTTCTGTGGGGGCCGCAACTGCCAAAAAGTATGTCATTGAGGGCCTCCGGGTCGAAACAGTGTCAGAAGACTTGTCTTCAGCGCGACCGTCAAGATCGTCGTGAACTATCCGCCCACAAGGTAACGTCCACCTCGCGGACTGACGCGGTGCCAGACACCGTGCGATGGCTGCGAAAGACGGGGCGTTGGAATCTGGACGCCTCGTCGGTATATTTAGGACGCGTGGTCGCCGGTTTCCACAATACTTCTTACCCTCCATCCTCATGGATCGACAGATAGATCGCACAGTCGTCAAGAAGGTGAGCTTACACGAGGCTGCGAGCGACGCCGCATTTTGGCGATCGCGTCCTCCCGAAGAGAGGATTGAGACCGTCGAGACGATTCGCCGAGAGTATCACGACTGGCCCGAGGACCCTGAGGATGAAGATATCCCCCGACTTCAGAGAGTTTATCGCGTGTGCAAACGTTCGTGATGTACGGTTTCTCATCGTCGGTGGATATGCCGTCGCGTACCACGGCCATCCGCGCTACACCAAAGACTTGGGCGTGTGGGTCGAACCCTCTGCTGAAAACGCTCGCCGACTCCTCCTGGCGCTCGAAGACTTCGGCTTCGGTGCGCTTGAGCTGAAAGTCGAAGACTTTCTGGAGCCCGACCAGATCATTCAACTCGGCTATCCTCCACTGCGTATCGATCTACTTACGAGCGTCTCTGGCTTGTCGTTTGACGAATGTTTTCCGAATCGTCAGAACGTGAAAATCGAGGAAGTTGAGGTGCCTTTTATCGGCTTGGATGATCTGAAGAAAAACAAGCAGGCAAGCGGGCGACATCAGGACTTAGCTGATCTTGAAAACCTCCAGTGAGCTTTATCGTCAGGGGGCGCCTCGCTGCGGAATTGGATTCAGGCACCGAGTTAATTCGCTGGGAGGGCCTTGTGACAGCTAGTAGTAGATTGGAGCCTTCACCTTCCCAAAAACACGACCCTCAAATCGTAGTTTGTCCGCCCAAATAGCACGCCGAAGATCTACTCCGACGCACTCCCAACAATACGCGCATACAGCGCTCCAAGTTCGTCGCGCACCTCCGCGATACGCTCGGGCGGCTTGCCCAGCCGCCGGAGTGCGGCATCCGGGATCTCGGCCAAGCCCGGCCGGATACGAATCCGCTCGAGAGAGGGGCCGGCGCTCCAGAAGTTGTCCAGACACTCGGATAGGGGCGTGGATGGCTCAGCGGGTAGATCGTCTTGCGAGCCCGCGGCGCGGGCGTTCGAGCTTCGAAGTCGGCGCAAATGATCGAGCAACTCCTCGCGTGAGCGGCCGCGCCAGCGGAAGATCAGAAACGGATCTTCATCGAACTTCTCGGCGAGGATGTAGAAGACCGCCGCGATGTGCTTGCAGGGATTGGCCGAGTCCGGGCAACTGCAGTGGGTCTCCATTTTTTTGTATGAAGCCGGGAAGAGCGAGAACTCACAGGCTTCGAAGGCCTCCTCGATGTCGGCGGGCATCTCGCCGGCTAAGAGTTGCGCGGCGAAGGCGGCGCGCTCGGACATCGCCTGCTCGACCTGCTCCCAGTCCTCGTCACCCAACGATGCACCG
It encodes:
- a CDS encoding SWIM zinc finger family protein gives rise to the protein MSWSYFPKSTPRKVEGGIKAKSKRGKIGEEWWSRRFVEVVESYSISSRIKRGKRYARGGQVIALAIDDGMVHAQVQGSRPNPYKVDIGGASLGDEDWEQVEQAMSERAAFAAQLLAGEMPADIEEAFEACEFSLFPASYKKMETHCSCPDSANPCKHIAAVFYILAEKFDEDPFLIFRWRGRSREELLDHLRRLRSSNARAAGSQDDLPAEPSTPLSECLDNFWSAGPSLERIRIRPGLAEIPDAALRRLGKPPERIAEVRDELGALYARIVGSASE
- the tnpC gene encoding IS66 family transposase, coding for MAERIDIPTPEDIQKLDGASARGLLRQLAALIATLYALIDDLRETIARQSHQLEQFQRAMFGSSSERLPSLKTQLRKKQARRETAEQKKERLHRAQKRREKNAEKKRKAARKEVVEHPIVEPNCHGCGRHSHQASPLADAVSYEYEYVPAHFVRREHRQHRAVCECGEFLYGQTPQRVCEGGMYGPGLHANVVVSKCADSLPIERQAKRLRRVGIPMNKSTLLDLYHRTAWLLRPLWAYLVGDVAQSADVSADETPIRVQAKGKCRRGWMWTFIAGKKISYVYSPSRGGETPVQVLGGTTGTLQVDGYTGYNKVTCPSGRERAGCWAHVRRKFFEARSTAPVEADHMMSQILELYGVEYLAADEPVIGSKPHLLLTLRQTKSTKIIGGIFEWLDVQKPLHPPKSPLGRAINYTLKQREALSVFLNNAQVSLDNNLSERNLRLIALGRKNFLFVGNDQAGENLAILQSLVATCIANDVNPQDYLADVLMRIQDHPQSAISELMPYNWEPQD